From a region of the Nothobranchius furzeri strain GRZ-AD chromosome 12, NfurGRZ-RIMD1, whole genome shotgun sequence genome:
- the mrps7 gene encoding small ribosomal subunit protein uS7m: protein MDTHVLKMAASVSGLLKPWTSRVVLVRWSRYNPYYLEPEVRKEAYNRPETELSPEDQEERQLKTLRPIKAATSGVTSSVFDDPVISKFINMMMRQGKKVLAREIMLQTLENIKKKQVERYHKATGGQKEEIECNPYEIFHQALENCKPVVGLASIQKGGKSYQVPIPLTDNRRRFLAMKWMITECKENKHRRTLMYEKLSQELLAAFQKEGNVIKKKHELHKMAEANRAYAHYRWW, encoded by the exons AGTGGTCCTGGTGAGATGGAGCAGATACAACCCGTACTATTTGGAGCCAGAGGTCAGAAAAGAGGCTTACAACCGTCCGGAGACGGAGCTGAGTCCCGAGGACCAGGAGGAGCGTCAGCTCAAAACGCTCCGACCGATTAAAGCCGCCACCAGTGGAGTAACTAGCTCTGTTTTTGATGACCCAGTCATCAG TAAATTCATCAACATGATGATGAGACAAGGAAAAAAGGTGTTGGCCAGAGAGATCATGTTGCAG ACACTAGAGAACATCAAGAAGAAACAAGTGGAGAGATACCACAAAGCTACTGGGGGACAGAAAGAGGAGATCGAGTGTAATCCATATGAGATTTTTCACCAGGCTTTGGAGAATTGTAAGCCTGTCGTTGGATTGGCCAGTATACAGAAAGGAGGAAAGTCCTACCAG GTGCCCATACCCCTCACAGACAACCGACGCCGCTTCCTTGCAATGAAGTGGATGATCACAGAATGCAAAGAAAACAAACACAGACGCACTCTCATGTATGAGAAACTTTCCCAGGAGCTGCTGGCTGCCTTCCAAAAGGAAGGCAACGTCATCAAGAAGAAGCACGAGCTGCACAAGATGGCGGAAGCCAACAGAGCCTACGCCCACTACCGCTGGTGGTAG
- the mif4gdb gene encoding MIF4G domain-containing protein B: MENSTDDYKIQSFDLETQTLLKTALKDPSSVNLEKVSNVIVEQSLKDCVFSKEAGRICYTIVQAEAKQSSGNVFRRLLLNRLQQEFKVREETRTRSLQEWVCYVTFICNIFDYLKVNDMPMVALVQPVYDCLTRLARPDALTNEEEVDCLVLQLHRIGEQLEKMNIQRMDELFFLLRDGFLLQEGLASMTRLLLLEILEFRAGGWMLNSTAHKYYYSELAE, translated from the exons ATGGAAAACTCCACCGATGACTACAAAATCCAGTCTTTTGACTTGGAAACGCAGACATTACTGAAAACTGCCTTGAAAG ATCCAAGTTCGGTGAACCTGGAGAAGGTCTCAAATGTCATCGTAGAGCAGTCTCTAAAGGattgtgtgttcagcaaagaggCCGGACGTATTTGTTACACTATTGTGCAG GCTGAGGCCAAACAAAGCAGCGGAAATGTGTTTAGGAGGCTCCTGTTGAACCGACTACAGCAAGAGTTTAAAGTACGTGAAGAAACAAGAACACGCTCTCTGCAGGAGTGGGTGTGCTACGTCACCTTCATCTGTAACATCTTTGACTACCTCAAG gtgaATGACATGCCCATGGTGGCGCTGGTCCAGCCTGTGTACGACTGTCTGACGAGGTTGGCCCGACCAGACGCTTTAACCAATGAGGAAGAG GTGGACTGCCTGGTGCTGCAGCTCCATCGTATCGGAGAGCAGCTGGAGAAGATGAACATCCAGCGGATGGACGAGCTGTTCTTCCTGCTCCGGGACGGATTCCTGCTCCAGGAGGGCCTCGCTTCCATGAcgcggctgctgctgctggagatcCTGGAGTTCAGAGCCGGAGGCTGGATGCTCAATAGTACGGCCCACAAGTATTACTACAGCGAGTTAGCCGAGTGA
- the slc25a19 gene encoding mitochondrial thiamine pyrophosphate carrier yields the protein MVGYDPRAQNAAPTHWEAAIAGSAAGLATRAIISPFDVIKIRFQLQIERVSSRRPEGKYCGILQASRSVYTEEGLSAFWKGHVPAQLLSICYGAVQFVSFEFLTEVVHKSTIYDSQTPGVHFVCGGLAACSAAVACQPLDTLRTRFAAQGEPKVYRNLRHAVSTIWRSEGIVTLYRGLSPTLVAAFPYAGLQFFSYNVFKKMLAPSSKAGDSGGNVRSLICGSGAGMVSKTLTYPFDLFKKRLQVGGFEKARVHFGKVRSYSGLIDCMVKIAKEEGLRGFFKGLSPSLLKAALSTGFTFFWYEFFLNVMSTTRERRRRDVSTKDPEEKNRTA from the exons ATGGTGGGTTATGATCCCAGGGCGCAGAATGCAGCTCCTACCCATTGGGAGGCAGCTATCGCTGGTTCAGCTGCTGGGCTGGCCACCAGAGCCATTATCAGTCCTTTTGATGTCATCAAAATAAGATTCCAG CTGCAGATCGAGCGTGTGTCGTCACGTAGACCTGAGGGAAAGTACTGTGGAATCCTTCAGGCCTCACGCAGCGTTTACACAGAAGAAGGGCTTTCTGCTTTCTGGAAAGGCCACGTTCCAGCCCAGCTCCTCTCCATCTGCTACGGTGCTGTCCAG TTTGTTAGTTTtgagtttctgactgaagttgttCACAAATCGACAATCTACGACAGCCAGACACCAGGAGTTCACTTTGTCTGTGGCGGTTTGGCAGCCTGCTCGGCCGCGGTGGCCTGCCAGCCTCTGGACACGCTGAGGACACGCTTCGCTGCTCAGGGAGAACCCAAG gtTTACAGGAACCTCCGTCATGCTGTTTCCACGATTTGGCGCTCCGAGGGAATTGTTACGCTTTACCGAGGCCTCTCTCCAACACTGGTGGCAGCGTTTCCTTACGCTGGACTGCAGTTCTTTTCCTATAACGTGTTTAAAAAGATGTTGGCTCCTTCATCTAAAGCTGGAGACTCGGGAG GAAATGTGAGAAGCCTGATCTGTGGCAGCGGAGCTGGAATGGTCAGTAAGACACTGACATATCCGTTTGACCTgttcaagaagaggctgcaggtgGGAGGCTTTGAGAAAGCCCGGGTTCACTTTGGAAAG GTGCGGAGCTACAGCGGCCTGATTGACTGCATGGTTAAAATAGCCAAAGAGGAGGGCCTCCGAGGATTCTTCAAAGGGCTCTCGCCCAGTCTCCTGAAGGCTGCACTGTCAACAGGATTCACTTTTTTCTGGTATGAATTTTTCCTCAATGTCATGTCAACCACCAGGGAGAGACGGAGAAGAGACGTCTCCACCAAAGACCCAGAGGAGAAGAACAGAACTGCGTAG